The following are encoded together in the Drosophila sechellia strain sech25 chromosome 3R, ASM438219v1, whole genome shotgun sequence genome:
- the LOC6613789 gene encoding gelsolin isoform X1, with product MDASGAASMAVLSSLLVILALSSSLCSAGTLNARPAFPVQSGQIQPSGQNSKQTARRVMHPSFANAGRTPGLEIWRIENFEPVTYPKNNYGKFYTGDSFIVLNTIENKKDKKLSWDVHFWLGSETSTDEAGAAAILTVQLDDLLNGGPVQHREVQDHESQLFLSYFKNGIRYEQGGVGTGFKHVETNAQGEKRLFQVKGKRNVRVRQVNLSVSSMNTGDCFILDAGSEIYVYVGSKAKRVEKLKAISAANQIRDQDHNGRARVQIIDDFSTDADKQHFFDVLGSGSADQVPDESTADEDSAFERTDAAAVSLYKVSDASGKLKVDIIGQKPLTQAMLDTRECFILDTGSGIFVWVGKGATQKEKTDAMAKAQEFLRTKKYPAWTQIHRIVEGSESAPFKQYFDTWRDAGMAHSRLIRSALGIGSDELLNEDEIDSVVTQLKKSGGRAFGFMPDHGQNGIEIITQYVAKPGSDEIVVSTVPFDEKLPLLGFASYVLTYNYEANNGDTGSVTYVWHGVNASAAAKKRAFEEGLLGSKDGLLVQTNQGHEPRHFYKIFKGKLLTSFTALPVTAQLFRIRGTVESDVHASEVAADSSSLASSDAFALLSGKSHKIYIWNGLGVSAFEKQAAVDRFSDYWDDVELEQVEEGAEPDEFWEELNGEGQYDRSLGDDGAPLLESRLFHCLLSSGGLLKVEEVAQYEQEDLDSDDIMLLDAGDEIYLWVGYDVSEEENAKLLDIAKLYIHLEPTARSFDTVSIIRVPQGKEPRVFKRMFPNWDDNYWQNQPSYEDMKQLVIDANNEV from the exons ATGGATGCCTCCGGCgccgccagcatggcagtccTCTCCAG CCTGCTCGTGATCTTGGCCCTCTCGTCCAGTCTGTGCTCAGCCGGCACCCTCAACGCCCGTCCTGCGTTCCCCGTACAATCCGGCCAAATTCAGCCTAGCGGCCAGAACAGCAAGCAGACAGCCAGACGCGTGATGCATCCCTCCTTCGCCAACGCCGGCCGTACTCCCGGCCTGGAAATCTGGCGCATCGAG AATTTTGAGCCCGTTACATATCCCAAAAATAACTACGGCAAATTTTACACTGGGGACTCGTTTATCGTTCTTAAT ACAATTGAAAACAAGAAAGACAAAAAACTGTCCTGGGACGTGCACTTCTGGCTGGGATCGGAGACCTCGACCGATGAGGCCGGAGCTGCAGCTATTCTCACCGTCCAATTGGATGACTTGTTGAATGGTGGCCCTGTTCAACATCGCGAGGTGCAGGACCACGAGTCCCAGCTGTTTCTGAGCTATTTCAAAAACG GTATTCGCTATGAACAGGGCGGCGTCGGAACTGGCTTCAAGCATGTGGAGACAAACGCCCAAGGAGAGAAACGACTATTCCAGGTCAAGGGCAAGCGTAACGTGCGCGTCCGACAGGTGAATCTTTCCGTGTCGTCGATGAACACGGGCGATTGCTTCATTTTGGATGCTGGCAGCGAAATATATGTCTACGTAGGCTCCAAGGCCAAGCGCGTTGAGAAGCTGAAGGCTATCAGCGCTGCGAACCAGATCAGGGACCAGGATCATAACGGACGAGCCCGTGTTCAGATTATCGACGACTTCAGCACTGATGCCGACAAGCAGCACTTCTTCGACGTGCTGGGATCGGGTTCTGCTGACCAGGTGCCCGATGAGTCAACTGCCGACGAAGATAGTGCGTTCGAGAGGACGGATGCCGCAGCGGTTTCTCTCTACAAGGTCAGCGACGCCAGCGGCAAGCTGAAGGTGGACATCATTGGACAAAAACCACTCACTCAGGCTATGCTCGACACTCGCGAGTGCTTTATCTTGGATACAGGATCTGGCATTTTTGTGTGGGTCGGAAAGGGCGCCACTCAGAAGGAAAAGACGGACGCCATGGCCAAGGCGCAGGAGTTCCTACGCACCAAGAAGTACCCGGCCTGGACCCAAATCCACCGCATTGTAGAGGGCTCCGAGTCCGCACCATTTAAGCAGTACTTTGACACCTGGCGTGATGCCGGAATGGCCCATAGTCGCCTTATTCGCTCGGCTCTGGGTATTGGCTCCGATGAATTGTTAAATGAGGACGAAATCGACTCCGTTGTGACTCAGCTAAAGAAGAGCGGTGGTCGCGCCTTTGGCTTCATGCCGGATCACGGTCAGAACGGTATAGAAATCATCACACAGTACGTTGCAAAGCCTGGTTCCGATGAGATCGTGGTCAGCACCGTTCCCTTCGATGAGAAACTGCCTCTTTTGGGATTTGCCTCTTATGTGCTCACTTACAACTACGAGGCTAACAACGGGGACACTGGTTCCGTAACCTATGTGTGGCATGGAGTAAATGCCTCTGCTGCCGCCAAGAAACGTGCCTTTGAGGAGGGTCTACTAGGCTCCAAGGATGGTCTTCTTGTGCAGACCAATCAGGGCCACGAGCCGCGCCACTTCTACAAGATATTTAAGGGAAAGTTATTAACATCCTTTACTGCACTTCCGGTGACGGCGCAGCTCTTCCGCATTCGCGGCACCGTTGAAAGCGATGTTCATGCTAGTGAGGTGGCCGCCGACAGCTCATCTTTGGCCTCAAGTGATGCCTTCGCCCTTCTTTCGGGAAAGTCCCACAAAATCTACATTTGGAATGGCTTGGGCGTATCTGCCTTCGAAAAACAAGCAGCGGTAGATCGCTTTTCCGACTACTGGGATGACGTTGAGCTCGAGCAGGTGGAGGAGGGCGCCGAGCCAGATGAGTTCTGGGAGGAATTAAACGGCGAAGGCCAGTACGACCGCAGCTTGGGTGACGATGGAGCTCCACTGCTGGAGTCGCGCCTTTTCCACTGTCTTCTGAGCTCTGGTGGACTTTTGAAGGTTGAGGAAGTGGCTCAATACGAGCAAGAGGACTTGGACTCGGACGACATAATGCTACTGGATGCTGGCGACGAGATCTACCTTTGGGTTGGCTATGACGTGTCTGAGGAGGAAAATGCGAAGCTTCTGGACATTGCAAAG CTTTACATTCATTTAGAGCCTACCGCCCGCTCCTTCGACACGGTGAGCATCATCCGCGTCCCCCAGGGCAAGGAACCAAGGGTTTTCAAACGCATGTTCCCCAACTGGGACGATAATTATTGGCAG AACCAGCCCAGCTATGAAGACATGAAGCAACTTGTTATTGATGCCAACAATGAAGTCTAA
- the LOC6613790 gene encoding serine protease snake isoform X1: MLRNLSVCLISFMGLWCLSHTHNQRLPPEGRMRPSRDDTIRSPVDRDIVFPELDAAPGRPEEMWFHITDFQFDRVEGPTQPKPKPRQHPPPPRPGQPFPPPPGGFKKKENKQRRLCEQKYSEYVERIFPNDTAVAEDANDADFDGRVLARPGEYPHMAAVGFESDRGRVDYKCGGSLISERFVLTAAHCTSIYETAPKWVRIGDRDLVAERRSVEGQLLRIEQVFAHPNYKKEMYYDDIALLKLEKEVELTEYVRPVRLWVFPELPTTIAFAMGYGATSFAKPMTNRLTNLNLTVVPNAECNAELPPLAETPSGVLESQICAQDYILNRDTCQGDSGGPLQLNLPGRRRRQRIHYHLIGITSYGVFCRSSYPSVYTRVSSFLDWIELTVWA, translated from the exons ATGCTTCGCAATCTGTCCGTGTGTCTGATATCATTTATGGGGCTCTGGTGCCTGAGCCACACTCACAACCAGCGCCTGCCCCCAGAAGGGCGAATGCGCCCCTCGAGAGACGACACGATCCGCTCTCCCGTGGACCGCGACATAGTCTTTCCGGAGTTAGACGCGGCACCAGGCAGGCCCGAGGAGATGTGGTTTCACATAACAGACTTTCAGTTTGATCGGGTGGAGGGCCCGACCCAGCCCAAGCCCAAGCCCAGGCAACACCCCCCGCCGCCGAGGCCTGGCCAGCCCTTTCCGCCGCCCCCCGGGGGCTtcaaaaagaaggaaaacaaGCAACGCCGCCTCTGCGAGCAAA AATACTCCGAATATGTGGAGCGCATATTTCCCAATGACACCGCAGTGGCTGAAGATGCCAACGACGCAGACTTCGATGGTCGGGTCCTGGCCAGGCCCGGTGAGTACCCACATATG GCTGCCGTGGGCTTCGAGTCGGACAGAGGGCGAGTCGACTACAAATGTGGCGGCAGCTTGATAAGCGAGAGATTCGTGCTTACCGCAGCCCACTGTACATCCATATACGA GACGGCCCCCAAGTGGGTGCGCATCGGGGACCGCGACCTGGTCGCCGAGAGGCGGTCGGTGGAGGGCCAGCTGCTTCGGATTGAGCAAGTGTTCGCGCACCCAAATTACAAGAAAGAGATGTACTATGACGACATAGCCCTACTTAAGCTGGAGAAGGAAGTGGA ACTGACGGAATACGTCAGACCTGTCCGCCTGTGGGTATTCCCAGAGCTGCCCACGACGATAGCCTTCGCCATGGGGTACGGCGCCACAAGCTTCGCCAAGCCCATGACGAACCGCCTCACAAATCTTAACCTGACCGTAGTGCCGAACGCTGAGTGCAACGCCGAGCTGCCGCCTCTTGCCGAAACTCCCAGTGGAGTTCTGGAAAGCCAGATCTGCGCACAGGACTACATTCTCAACAGAGACACTTGCCAGGGAGACTCCGGGGGACCCCTGCAACTGAATTTGCCGGGTCGGCGCCGACGGCAGAGAATACACTATCACCTAATCGGCATCACCTCATACGGCGTCTTCTGTCGCAGTAGTTACCCATCAGTGTACACCAGAGTGTCTTCCTTCTTGGACTGGATCGAACTTACTGTTTGGGCCTGA
- the LOC116801602 gene encoding ATP-dependent RNA helicase abstrakt, translating to MAQVKRYRRSSKSSEEGNPDNEEYVPYVPVKERKKQHMIKLGRIVQLVSETAQPKSSSENENEDDSQGAHDVETWGRKYNISLLDQHTELKKIAEAKKLSAVEKQLREEEKIMESIAQQKALMGVAELAKGIQYEQPIKTAWQPPRYIREMSEEEREAVRHELRILVEGESPSPPIRSFREMKFPKGILNGLAAKGIKTPTPIQVQGLPTVLAGRDLIGIAFTGSGKTLVFVLPVVMFALEQEYSLPFERNEGPYGLIICPSRELAKQTHEIIQHYSKHLQACGMPEIRSCLAMGGLPVSEALDVISRGVHIVVATPGRLMDMLDKKILTLDMCRYLCMDEADRMIDMGFEEDVRTIFSFFKGQRQTLLFSATMPKKIQNFARSALVKPVTINVGRAGAASMNVTQQVEYVKQEAKVVYLLDCLQKTAPPVLIFAEKKQDVDCIHEYLLLKGVEAVAIHGGKDQEERSRAVDAYRVGKKDVLVATDVASKGLDFPNVQHVINYDMPDDIENYVHRIGRTGRSNTKGLATTLINKTTEQSVLLDLKHLLIEGKQEVPDFLDELAPETEHQHLDLGDSHGCTYCGGLGHRITECPKLEAVQNKQASNIGRRDYLSNTAADY from the coding sequence ATGGCGCAGGTAAAGCGGTATCGGAGGTCGTCTAAGTCCTCGGAGGAAGGCAACCCGGACAACGAGGAGTACGTGCCATACGTACCGGTGAAGGAGCGAAAGAAGCAGCACATGATAAAGCTGGGCAGGATCGTGCAACTGGTCTCGGAAACGGCACAGCCAAAGTCCTCAAGCGAGAATGAGAATGAAGACGACTCGCAGGGCGCGCACGATGTCGAGACCTGGGGGCGCAAGTACAACATTAGTCTGCTGGACCAGCACACAGAACTTAAGAAAATTGCGGAGGCCAAAAAGTTGAGTGCCGTCGAAAAGCAGCTGCGAGAGGAGGAAAAGATTATGGAGAGTATAGCTCAGCAGAAGGCCCTTATGGGCGTGGCAGAGTTGGCAAAGGGGATTCAGTACGAGCAGCCTATTAAAACAGCTTGGCAACCGCCGCGTTACATTCGGGAAATGTCGGAGGAAGAGCGCGAGGCCGTGCGCCACGAGTTGAGGATCCTAGTGGAGGGAGAATCCCCAAGCCCGCCAATTCGCAGCTTCCGGGAAATGAAGTTCCCCAAAGGTATACTTAACGGCTTAGCGGCCAAAGGCATTAAGACCCCGACCCCAATCCAAGTGCAAGGTCTGCCCACTGTACTAGCCGGCCGCGACCTAATTGGTATAGCATTCACTGGGTCTGGAAAAACGCTTGTCTTCGTGCTGCCAGTCGTCATGTTTGCCCTGGAACAGGAGTATAGCCTGCCATTTGAGCGTAACGAGGGCCCTTACGGcctgatcatttgcccgtccCGCGAGCTGGCCAAGCAAACACACGAGATAATTCAACACTACAGCAAGCACCTTCAGGCATGCGGAATGCCTGAGATTCGATCCTGCCTGGCTATGGGTGGGTTGCCAGTCAGCGAGGCCCTTGACGTCATCTCACGCGGCGTCCATATCGTGGTGGCGACACCAGGTCGTCTAATGGATATGCTGGACAAGAAGATCCTTACACTGGACATGTGCCGGTATCTGTGCATGGACGAGGCTGACCGCATGATTGACATGGGATTTGAAGAGGACGTTCGTACGATATTCTCCTTCTTCAAAGGCCAGCGACAGACACTTTTATTCTCTGCCACCATGCCAAAAAAAATCCAGAACTTTGCACGATCAGCTCTCGTGAAGCCTGTCACAATTAATGTGGGTCGCGCAGGTGCTGCGTCAATGAACGTCACCCAACAGGTTGAGTACGTTAAGCAAGAGGCAAAGGTGGTATATTTGCTGGACTGCCTACAGAAGACCGCGCCGCCCGTGCTTATTTTTGCGGAGAAGAAGCAGGATGTAGACTGCATACATGAGTATCTGCTGCTGAAAGGCGTGGAGGCGGTGGCAATTCACGGCGGAAAGGATCAGGAAGAACGATCGCGTGCAGTCGATGCTTACCGCGTGGGCAAAAAAGATGTGCTGGTGGCCACCGACGTGGCCTCGAAGGGCCTGGACTTCCCCAACGTGCAACACGTTATTAACTACGACATGCCGGACGATATTGAAAACTATGTGCATCGTATTGGCCGCACAGGTCGTTCCAACACTAAGGGATTGGCTACCACGCTGATAAACAAGACTACCGAGCAGTCGGTCCTGCTCGACCTGAAGCACCTGCTAATCGAGGGCAAGCAAGAGGTCCCGGACTTCTTGGACGAACTGGCACCTGAGACCGAACACCAGCACCTGGACCTGGGTGACTCGCATGGCTGCACCTACTGTGGTGGTCTGGGCCATCGCATCACGGAGTGCCCAAAACTTGAGGCTGTTCAGAACAAGCAAGCTTCGAACATAGGACGTCGCGACTACCTATCCAACACCGCTGCGGATTACTAA
- the LOC6613790 gene encoding uncharacterized protein LOC6613790 isoform X2 — translation MLRNLSVCLISFMGLWCLSHTHNQRLPPEGRMRPSRDDTIRSPVDRDIVFPELDAAPGRPEEMWFHITDFQFDRVEGPTQPKPKPRQHPPPPRPGQPFPPPPGGFKKKENKQRRLCEQKYSEYVERIFPNDTAVAEDANDADFDGRVLARPGCRGLRVGQRASRLQMWRQLDKREIRAYRSPLYIHIRDGPQVGAHRGPRPGRREAVGGGPAASD, via the exons ATGCTTCGCAATCTGTCCGTGTGTCTGATATCATTTATGGGGCTCTGGTGCCTGAGCCACACTCACAACCAGCGCCTGCCCCCAGAAGGGCGAATGCGCCCCTCGAGAGACGACACGATCCGCTCTCCCGTGGACCGCGACATAGTCTTTCCGGAGTTAGACGCGGCACCAGGCAGGCCCGAGGAGATGTGGTTTCACATAACAGACTTTCAGTTTGATCGGGTGGAGGGCCCGACCCAGCCCAAGCCCAAGCCCAGGCAACACCCCCCGCCGCCGAGGCCTGGCCAGCCCTTTCCGCCGCCCCCCGGGGGCTtcaaaaagaaggaaaacaaGCAACGCCGCCTCTGCGAGCAAA AATACTCCGAATATGTGGAGCGCATATTTCCCAATGACACCGCAGTGGCTGAAGATGCCAACGACGCAGACTTCGATGGTCGGGTCCTGGCCAGGCCCG GCTGCCGTGGGCTTCGAGTCGGACAGAGGGCGAGTCGACTACAAATGTGGCGGCAGCTTGATAAGCGAGAGATTCGTGCTTACCGCAGCCCACTGTACATCCATATACGA GACGGCCCCCAAGTGGGTGCGCATCGGGGACCGCGACCTGGTCGCCGAGAGGCGGTCGGTGGAGGGCCAGCTGCTTCGGATTGA
- the LOC6613788 gene encoding pre-mRNA-splicing factor RBM22, producing the protein MSMSKTTNTYNRQNWEDAEFPILCQTCLGDNPYVRMIKERFGKECKICTRPFTIFRWCPGARMRFKKTEICQTCARLKNVCQTCLLDLEYGLPIQVRDAALKVADNMPQSDVNKEYYIQNIDAQLQDGDGTEAAGAVGRSLAANEMLSKLARTAPYYKRNRPHICSFWVKGECKRGEECPYRHDKPNEPDDPLCEQNIKDRYYGRNDPVAEKIMKRAASLPTLEPPEDRNITTLYVGNLPEEITEPELRDQFYQFGEIRSIALVPRQQCAFVQYTKRNAAELAAERTFNKLVIQGRKVSIKWAHSQAKQGTAAKTDRRFDLAGIPPPSAKPNDYFNLRQEQINVMPAGMKLHQLPSNLVPASAYQMYGQPTYAAPYGNASSTAASSSGVSLDSISIPPPPGQVPYPSQDASRMGAVKK; encoded by the coding sequence ATGTCTATGTCAAAAACGACTAACACCTATAACCGGCAGAACTGGGAGGATGCGGAATTCCCGATTCTGTGCCAAACTTGCCTTGGCGACAATCCGTACGTGCGGATGATTAAAGAGCGATTCGGCAAGGAATGCAAGATATGCACGCGTCCATTCACAATATTTCGATGGTGTCCTGGTGCTCGTATGCGCTTCAAAAAGACTGAGATATGCCAAACGTGTGCGCGCCTGAAGAACGTGTGTCAGACCTGCCTGCTGGACCTGGAGTACGGATTGCCCATTCAAGTACGAGATGCGGCGCTCAAAGTGGCTGACAATATGCCACAGAGCGACGTTAACAAGGAATACTACATCCAAAACATAGACGCCCAGCTGCAGGACGGAGATGGCACGGAGGCGGCAGGAGCTGTCGGTCGATCCCTCGCCGCCAACGAGATGTTGTCCAAGCTTGCGCGCACAGCGCCCTACTACAAACGAAACAGGCCGCACATCTGCTCCTTTTGGGTTAAGGGCGAGTGCAAGCGTGGAGAGGAGTGCCCCTACCGCCACGACAAGCCCAACGAGCCGGACGATCCGCTATGTGAGCAAAACATTAAGGACAGGTACTACGGACGCAACGACCCAGTGGCCGAGAAGATCATGAAGCGTGCAGCCTCGCTTCCCACACTCGAGCCCCCGGAGGACCGCAATATCACAACTCTCTATGTGGGGAACCTTCCCGAAGAGATCACGGAACCCGAGCTGCGAGATCAGTTCTACCAGTTCGGCGAAATTCGATCTATTGCGCTGGTGCCACGCCAGCAGTGCGCTTTTGTGCAATACACCAAAAGAAACGCTGCCGAGCTGGCTGCTGAGCGGACCTTTAACAAACTGGTGATCCAGGGCCGAAAGGTGAGCATAAAGTGGGCTCACTCTCAGGCAAAGCAGGGCACCGCTGCAAAGACAGACAGACGCTTCGACTTGGCCGGCATTCCTCCTCCAAGCGCGAAGCCTAACGACTACTTCAATCTTCGCCAAGAGCAAATTAATGTAATGCCCGCCGGCATGAAGCTGCATCAGTTGCCATCCAATCTAGTTCCGGCGTCGGCTTACCAAATGTACGGGCAGCCTACTTATGCAGCGCCCTACGGAAACGCCAGTTCCACAGCCGCTTCTTCCTCGGGTGTCAGTCTGGACTCCATATCGATTCCTCCGCCACCGGGTCAAGTACCTTATCCAAGTCAGGACGCCAGTCGAATGGGAGCTGTTAAGAAGTAG
- the LOC6613791 gene encoding uncharacterized protein LOC6613791, whose amino-acid sequence MKILNLLILLVLVAVALSAPAASPDNAPTVSVLRYKDDQDLANIQRAIIAQYERIGGTTKVHQPLTANIVNPASLGIVI is encoded by the exons ATGAAGATACTCAAC TTGTTAATCCTGCTCGTCCTGGTGGCCGTGGCTCTATCAGCTCCCGCTGCCTCCCCAGACAATGCTCCCACGGTATCCGTGCTGCGCTACAAAGATGACCAGGATTTGGCTAACATTCAGCGGGCAATTATTGCGCAGTACGAAAGAATTGGCGGCACCACTAAGGTTCACCAGCCACTGACGGCCAATATCGTAAACCCAGCAAGCCTTGGAATTGTCATTTAA
- the LOC6613789 gene encoding gelsolin isoform X2 translates to MHPSFANAGRTPGLEIWRIENFEPVTYPKNNYGKFYTGDSFIVLNTIENKKDKKLSWDVHFWLGSETSTDEAGAAAILTVQLDDLLNGGPVQHREVQDHESQLFLSYFKNGIRYEQGGVGTGFKHVETNAQGEKRLFQVKGKRNVRVRQVNLSVSSMNTGDCFILDAGSEIYVYVGSKAKRVEKLKAISAANQIRDQDHNGRARVQIIDDFSTDADKQHFFDVLGSGSADQVPDESTADEDSAFERTDAAAVSLYKVSDASGKLKVDIIGQKPLTQAMLDTRECFILDTGSGIFVWVGKGATQKEKTDAMAKAQEFLRTKKYPAWTQIHRIVEGSESAPFKQYFDTWRDAGMAHSRLIRSALGIGSDELLNEDEIDSVVTQLKKSGGRAFGFMPDHGQNGIEIITQYVAKPGSDEIVVSTVPFDEKLPLLGFASYVLTYNYEANNGDTGSVTYVWHGVNASAAAKKRAFEEGLLGSKDGLLVQTNQGHEPRHFYKIFKGKLLTSFTALPVTAQLFRIRGTVESDVHASEVAADSSSLASSDAFALLSGKSHKIYIWNGLGVSAFEKQAAVDRFSDYWDDVELEQVEEGAEPDEFWEELNGEGQYDRSLGDDGAPLLESRLFHCLLSSGGLLKVEEVAQYEQEDLDSDDIMLLDAGDEIYLWVGYDVSEEENAKLLDIAKLYIHLEPTARSFDTVSIIRVPQGKEPRVFKRMFPNWDDNYWQNQPSYEDMKQLVIDANNEV, encoded by the exons ATGCATCCCTCCTTCGCCAACGCCGGCCGTACTCCCGGCCTGGAAATCTGGCGCATCGAG AATTTTGAGCCCGTTACATATCCCAAAAATAACTACGGCAAATTTTACACTGGGGACTCGTTTATCGTTCTTAAT ACAATTGAAAACAAGAAAGACAAAAAACTGTCCTGGGACGTGCACTTCTGGCTGGGATCGGAGACCTCGACCGATGAGGCCGGAGCTGCAGCTATTCTCACCGTCCAATTGGATGACTTGTTGAATGGTGGCCCTGTTCAACATCGCGAGGTGCAGGACCACGAGTCCCAGCTGTTTCTGAGCTATTTCAAAAACG GTATTCGCTATGAACAGGGCGGCGTCGGAACTGGCTTCAAGCATGTGGAGACAAACGCCCAAGGAGAGAAACGACTATTCCAGGTCAAGGGCAAGCGTAACGTGCGCGTCCGACAGGTGAATCTTTCCGTGTCGTCGATGAACACGGGCGATTGCTTCATTTTGGATGCTGGCAGCGAAATATATGTCTACGTAGGCTCCAAGGCCAAGCGCGTTGAGAAGCTGAAGGCTATCAGCGCTGCGAACCAGATCAGGGACCAGGATCATAACGGACGAGCCCGTGTTCAGATTATCGACGACTTCAGCACTGATGCCGACAAGCAGCACTTCTTCGACGTGCTGGGATCGGGTTCTGCTGACCAGGTGCCCGATGAGTCAACTGCCGACGAAGATAGTGCGTTCGAGAGGACGGATGCCGCAGCGGTTTCTCTCTACAAGGTCAGCGACGCCAGCGGCAAGCTGAAGGTGGACATCATTGGACAAAAACCACTCACTCAGGCTATGCTCGACACTCGCGAGTGCTTTATCTTGGATACAGGATCTGGCATTTTTGTGTGGGTCGGAAAGGGCGCCACTCAGAAGGAAAAGACGGACGCCATGGCCAAGGCGCAGGAGTTCCTACGCACCAAGAAGTACCCGGCCTGGACCCAAATCCACCGCATTGTAGAGGGCTCCGAGTCCGCACCATTTAAGCAGTACTTTGACACCTGGCGTGATGCCGGAATGGCCCATAGTCGCCTTATTCGCTCGGCTCTGGGTATTGGCTCCGATGAATTGTTAAATGAGGACGAAATCGACTCCGTTGTGACTCAGCTAAAGAAGAGCGGTGGTCGCGCCTTTGGCTTCATGCCGGATCACGGTCAGAACGGTATAGAAATCATCACACAGTACGTTGCAAAGCCTGGTTCCGATGAGATCGTGGTCAGCACCGTTCCCTTCGATGAGAAACTGCCTCTTTTGGGATTTGCCTCTTATGTGCTCACTTACAACTACGAGGCTAACAACGGGGACACTGGTTCCGTAACCTATGTGTGGCATGGAGTAAATGCCTCTGCTGCCGCCAAGAAACGTGCCTTTGAGGAGGGTCTACTAGGCTCCAAGGATGGTCTTCTTGTGCAGACCAATCAGGGCCACGAGCCGCGCCACTTCTACAAGATATTTAAGGGAAAGTTATTAACATCCTTTACTGCACTTCCGGTGACGGCGCAGCTCTTCCGCATTCGCGGCACCGTTGAAAGCGATGTTCATGCTAGTGAGGTGGCCGCCGACAGCTCATCTTTGGCCTCAAGTGATGCCTTCGCCCTTCTTTCGGGAAAGTCCCACAAAATCTACATTTGGAATGGCTTGGGCGTATCTGCCTTCGAAAAACAAGCAGCGGTAGATCGCTTTTCCGACTACTGGGATGACGTTGAGCTCGAGCAGGTGGAGGAGGGCGCCGAGCCAGATGAGTTCTGGGAGGAATTAAACGGCGAAGGCCAGTACGACCGCAGCTTGGGTGACGATGGAGCTCCACTGCTGGAGTCGCGCCTTTTCCACTGTCTTCTGAGCTCTGGTGGACTTTTGAAGGTTGAGGAAGTGGCTCAATACGAGCAAGAGGACTTGGACTCGGACGACATAATGCTACTGGATGCTGGCGACGAGATCTACCTTTGGGTTGGCTATGACGTGTCTGAGGAGGAAAATGCGAAGCTTCTGGACATTGCAAAG CTTTACATTCATTTAGAGCCTACCGCCCGCTCCTTCGACACGGTGAGCATCATCCGCGTCCCCCAGGGCAAGGAACCAAGGGTTTTCAAACGCATGTTCCCCAACTGGGACGATAATTATTGGCAG AACCAGCCCAGCTATGAAGACATGAAGCAACTTGTTATTGATGCCAACAATGAAGTCTAA